A genomic segment from Janibacter sp. DB-40 encodes:
- the rpsO gene encoding 30S ribosomal protein S15, with protein MPLTADVKKQIMADFATTEGDTGSPEVQVAMLTQRITDLTEHSRDHKHDHHSRRGLLLLVGKRRRLLRYLESTDIERYRALIKRLGLRR; from the coding sequence ATGCCGCTGACCGCTGACGTCAAGAAGCAGATCATGGCCGACTTCGCCACCACCGAGGGCGACACCGGCTCCCCGGAGGTGCAGGTCGCGATGCTCACTCAGCGCATCACCGACCTCACCGAGCACTCGAGGGACCACAAGCACGACCACCACAGCCGCCGCGGCCTGCTGCTGCTCGTGGGTAAGCGCCGTCGCCTCCTGCGTTACCTGGAGAGCACGGACATCGAGCGTTACCGTGCGCTGATCAAGCGCCTCGGTCTGCGCCGATAG
- a CDS encoding FAD-binding oxidoreductase: MTTETQTASTAPAVPLPELSAELRGHVVQPGDPDYDLGRTVYNAMIDRRPAGIAYCRDVTDVRACVRFGRAHGLPIAIRGGGHSAGGLGVADDALVIDLSEMHSVTVDPDERTARVDGGCTWADVDHATIGFGLATPSGILSTTGVGGLSLGGGTGYLTRQFGLTVDNLRGADVVLADGSMVRSSETSHSDLFWALRGGGGNFGVVTSFTFDLHPIGENGTIIGGPVLYDFADTREVMRWYRELQPALPENLYGWFGLLTVPPAPPFPEDLWGRKCCGIMWSYTGRHEGAEEVLEPIRSFGSPVLNGLGPMPYTALQGAFDGLYPPGLQWYWKADVFHEISDEAIEVHCRNFERTPSGHSTMHLYPIDGAAARVPQEATAFAHRDGGWNGVIVGVDPDPARAETLSSWARTYWEELHPHSAGGAYVNFLMRDEGNDRVRAAYRDNYDRLSRVKAHYDPDNVFRINQNITPAE, translated from the coding sequence ATGACCACCGAGACCCAGACCGCCAGCACGGCGCCCGCCGTGCCCTTGCCTGAACTCTCCGCAGAGCTGCGCGGTCACGTCGTGCAGCCCGGTGATCCGGACTACGACCTCGGTCGCACCGTGTACAACGCCATGATCGACCGTCGACCTGCCGGGATCGCCTACTGTCGGGACGTCACCGACGTTCGGGCGTGCGTACGCTTCGGCCGCGCGCACGGTCTCCCCATCGCGATCCGCGGCGGTGGCCACAGCGCCGGCGGTCTCGGGGTGGCCGACGACGCGCTGGTCATCGATCTGTCGGAGATGCACAGCGTCACCGTTGATCCCGACGAACGCACCGCCAGGGTCGATGGTGGCTGCACCTGGGCGGACGTCGACCACGCCACCATCGGCTTCGGCCTGGCAACACCCTCGGGGATCCTCTCCACGACCGGAGTGGGTGGCCTGAGCCTGGGCGGTGGCACCGGCTACCTGACCCGGCAGTTCGGTCTGACGGTGGACAACCTGCGCGGAGCCGACGTCGTGCTCGCCGACGGGTCCATGGTCAGGTCCAGCGAAACCTCCCACTCCGACCTGTTCTGGGCGCTGCGGGGAGGGGGAGGCAACTTCGGGGTGGTGACGTCGTTCACGTTCGACCTGCACCCGATCGGTGAGAACGGCACGATCATCGGTGGGCCGGTTCTCTACGACTTCGCCGACACGCGCGAGGTGATGCGCTGGTACCGGGAGCTGCAACCGGCGCTGCCCGAGAACCTCTACGGGTGGTTCGGCCTGCTGACCGTGCCCCCCGCGCCGCCGTTCCCCGAGGACCTGTGGGGGCGCAAGTGCTGCGGCATCATGTGGTCGTACACGGGGCGGCACGAGGGGGCCGAGGAGGTCCTCGAGCCGATTCGGTCCTTCGGCTCCCCGGTGCTCAACGGACTGGGGCCGATGCCCTACACGGCCCTCCAGGGTGCCTTCGACGGGCTGTACCCGCCGGGGCTGCAGTGGTACTGGAAGGCGGACGTGTTCCACGAGATCTCCGACGAGGCGATCGAGGTGCACTGCCGGAACTTCGAACGAACCCCCTCGGGGCACTCCACGATGCACCTCTACCCGATCGACGGAGCTGCCGCTCGCGTACCGCAGGAGGCCACCGCCTTCGCCCACCGCGATGGCGGTTGGAACGGAGTCATCGTGGGGGTCGACCCCGACCCCGCTCGAGCAGAGACCCTCTCGTCGTGGGCTCGCACCTACTGGGAGGAGCTGCACCCGCACTCGGCCGGCGGTGCGTACGTGAACTTCCTGATGCGTGACGAGGGCAATGACCGCGTCCGCGCCGCGTACCGCGACAACTACGACCGGCTGAGCCGGGTCAAGGCGCACTACGACCCGGACAACGTCTTCCGGATCAACCAGAACATCACCCCTGCCGAATGA
- a CDS encoding AAA family ATPase produces the protein MLHARLLGEQVITDGATGDVRTRSQRTLALLGLLALHADAPQSRQRIAGLFWPESSDAQALTNLRRELHQLRRTLGDGVGLVVESATLCWHEGPGCRVDVHVFASERDAAHRAVGEGRDEGALRHGAAALGVYGGDLLPGCCDDWVLTERERLARECTALSDLVCRAGLRTGDLQTAEAAARRRIQLQPLEEVGYRSLMELQADIGDRSGAISTYHHCASVLENELGIDPDRATQTVFHRLLASDRGRPEQPRRLPTGRRGVALAQLTGRERDLARLREEWSAAASGSARVVIVAGDPGVGKTRLVAELVSEVRAQGGAVAVTECFATSGRLGLAPVADWLRTAELRAATASLEPVWQAEVERLVPPSTSPAATAPASRAMVDAWQRLRFFEGVSRALTGVDRPLLLVLDNLQWCDQETLAVLGYCLESSTDSALMVAATLRQDDDGAQPGVREWIAHLDHASRLTTVPLVPLDPEETASLARQLCGDRALDLDESLLHAVTGGFPLYVVEASRTDTFANGGPAADLDTVLRNRLTQVGPQSREVAALAAAVGRDFSLEVLTAASDLAPDAVVRAVDELWRHRIVRELPGGYDFSHDLMRDSAYTQVGRPQQWLMHRRLAQALELVHANHRDDAAAQMAEQYEQGDVPERALHYYRRAAEMAVATFAHSESIRFYRKARSLVGSLPGGRNRDALELGILQDAIPSINAAHGYSSPQLREAAERCRDLAEGLGRGDEAMDSAIALWASTFVRGEVADSHRIITRVLDRVTAGSEMDGQVHFAYAGSAQALGRIEESLQHFDLAWEGSRGAPSLIVGSLPEVHARAWSAHALWLSGKPDRALSAARDAIALAEGLSHPYSLTISLAYGAITFQMCGAADELRRAVARLAELCERYGFVYYREWGEILGGWQRGDDAGLATARRGIDRLRARQALIRMPYWHGLVADLLAREGQVEAACSTLDAAVVDGRARQDMWWVPELMRQRAAHDAPDEAVARLEAAHALARRQGSLALVERCRRSLAAGTPSSSA, from the coding sequence ATGCTGCATGCGCGCCTGCTCGGCGAGCAGGTGATAACCGACGGCGCGACCGGAGATGTTCGGACCCGGTCGCAGCGCACCCTCGCCCTCCTCGGGCTGCTCGCGTTGCACGCTGACGCCCCTCAGTCACGGCAGCGGATCGCAGGTCTGTTCTGGCCCGAGTCCAGCGATGCACAGGCGTTGACCAACCTCCGGCGCGAGCTGCACCAGCTGCGGAGGACGCTCGGGGACGGCGTCGGGCTGGTCGTGGAGTCCGCGACGTTGTGCTGGCACGAGGGTCCGGGCTGTCGAGTTGATGTGCACGTGTTCGCCTCCGAACGCGACGCGGCACACCGCGCGGTGGGCGAGGGTCGCGACGAGGGCGCCCTGCGGCACGGGGCTGCCGCCCTCGGCGTGTACGGCGGTGACCTGCTGCCGGGGTGCTGTGACGACTGGGTGCTCACCGAGCGTGAGCGGCTGGCACGTGAGTGCACCGCCCTGAGTGACCTGGTGTGCCGAGCGGGCCTGCGCACGGGAGACCTGCAGACTGCGGAAGCCGCGGCCCGGAGGCGGATTCAGCTGCAACCGTTGGAGGAGGTCGGATATCGCTCCCTGATGGAGCTGCAGGCCGACATCGGCGACCGGTCCGGCGCGATCAGCACGTACCACCACTGTGCGTCGGTGCTGGAGAACGAGCTGGGCATCGATCCCGACCGGGCCACCCAGACGGTCTTCCATCGCCTGCTCGCCTCGGATCGGGGGAGACCCGAGCAGCCCAGGAGACTGCCCACGGGCAGGCGTGGAGTCGCGCTCGCGCAGCTGACGGGGCGGGAGCGCGACCTGGCGCGGCTGCGCGAGGAGTGGAGTGCCGCGGCATCGGGCAGTGCCCGCGTCGTCATCGTCGCCGGCGACCCCGGAGTGGGAAAGACCCGGCTGGTGGCCGAGCTCGTCTCCGAGGTGCGCGCGCAGGGGGGCGCGGTGGCCGTCACCGAGTGCTTCGCGACATCCGGCCGACTCGGGCTGGCGCCGGTGGCGGACTGGCTCCGAACGGCCGAGCTGCGGGCTGCCACCGCGAGCCTCGAACCGGTCTGGCAGGCCGAGGTCGAGCGCCTCGTTCCCCCGTCGACCTCCCCGGCCGCCACGGCACCGGCGTCGCGCGCCATGGTCGATGCGTGGCAACGGCTTCGGTTCTTCGAGGGGGTGTCACGGGCCCTGACCGGTGTCGACCGTCCGCTGCTGCTGGTCCTGGACAATCTGCAGTGGTGCGATCAGGAGACGCTGGCGGTCCTCGGGTACTGCCTGGAGTCGTCCACCGATTCGGCACTGATGGTCGCCGCCACGCTCCGCCAGGACGACGACGGGGCGCAGCCGGGAGTGCGTGAGTGGATCGCACACCTGGACCATGCATCGCGGCTCACCACCGTCCCCCTCGTCCCACTCGATCCCGAGGAGACCGCCAGTCTCGCCAGGCAGTTGTGCGGTGACCGCGCCCTTGACCTGGATGAGTCGCTCCTGCACGCCGTCACCGGCGGCTTCCCGCTCTACGTCGTCGAGGCCTCCCGCACCGACACCTTCGCCAATGGCGGGCCGGCGGCCGACCTCGACACGGTGCTGCGCAACCGCCTGACACAGGTCGGTCCCCAGTCGCGCGAGGTCGCCGCGCTGGCCGCGGCGGTGGGACGGGACTTCTCCTTGGAGGTGCTCACCGCAGCAAGCGATCTCGCCCCTGATGCCGTTGTCCGTGCGGTCGACGAGCTGTGGCGACACCGGATCGTGCGCGAGCTGCCGGGAGGATACGACTTCTCCCACGACCTGATGCGCGACAGCGCGTACACCCAGGTCGGTCGGCCGCAACAGTGGTTGATGCACCGGCGACTGGCCCAGGCGCTGGAGCTGGTCCACGCCAACCACCGTGACGACGCCGCCGCCCAGATGGCCGAGCAGTACGAGCAGGGCGACGTCCCCGAGCGTGCCCTGCACTACTACCGCCGTGCTGCGGAGATGGCCGTGGCGACGTTCGCGCACTCGGAGTCGATCCGGTTCTACCGCAAGGCCAGGTCGCTCGTCGGCTCCCTTCCCGGCGGTCGCAACCGGGACGCCCTGGAGCTCGGGATCCTGCAGGACGCGATCCCGTCCATCAACGCGGCGCACGGGTACTCCTCACCGCAGCTGAGGGAAGCAGCCGAACGGTGTCGGGATCTGGCCGAGGGCCTCGGGCGCGGGGACGAGGCCATGGACAGCGCGATCGCCCTGTGGGCATCGACGTTCGTCCGGGGCGAGGTCGCCGACAGCCATCGGATCATCACGCGCGTCCTCGACAGGGTCACCGCGGGCAGCGAGATGGACGGGCAGGTCCACTTCGCCTACGCCGGGTCGGCCCAGGCCCTTGGCCGCATCGAGGAGTCACTGCAGCACTTCGACCTTGCCTGGGAGGGCTCCCGAGGTGCTCCGTCACTCATCGTCGGCTCCCTCCCGGAGGTCCATGCGCGGGCGTGGTCCGCCCACGCCCTGTGGCTGAGCGGGAAGCCGGACAGGGCGCTGTCGGCCGCCCGTGACGCCATCGCGCTCGCAGAGGGCCTGAGCCACCCCTACAGTCTGACGATCTCCCTGGCCTACGGCGCCATCACGTTCCAGATGTGCGGAGCCGCAGACGAGTTGCGGCGTGCTGTCGCGCGCCTCGCCGAGCTGTGTGAACGGTACGGATTCGTCTACTACCGGGAGTGGGGAGAGATCCTGGGCGGATGGCAACGTGGCGACGACGCGGGCCTGGCGACCGCACGTCGGGGCATCGACCGACTCCGGGCCCGGCAGGCACTGATCCGCATGCCGTACTGGCACGGCCTCGTTGCCGATCTGCTGGCACGGGAGGGCCAGGTGGAGGCCGCATGCTCGACACTGGACGCCGCCGTCGTCGACGGACGAGCTCGGCAGGACATGTGGTGGGTGCCCGAACTGATGCGGCAACGAGCAGCCCACGACGCTCCCGACGAAGCGGTCGCCCGTCTCGAGGCCGCCCACGCGCTGGCCCGACGACAGGGAAGCCTCGCTCTGGTCGAGCGGTGCCGGAGGAGCCTGGCTGCCGGCACCCCCTCGTCCTCCGCGTGA
- a CDS encoding sugar porter family MFS transporter, whose translation MTTTDTPNPTSSGFDTVRVIHLAAVAAIGGFLFGFDTAVINGAVTAMQSQFGMSGALTGFVVSSALLGCMVGAYVAGRIADRIGRVRVMLLAAAMFTLSAIGSGLAFGPVDMIVWRVVGGLGVGAASVIAPAYIAEVSPAQIRGRMGSLQQLAIVLGIFVALLSDFAIAGAAGGSEEVLGLGLEAWRWMFLAEVVAAVTYGVLAATIPESPRYLVRIGQEGRARTVLGTILRTGVDSRIREIKRTIKQESRTTFADLKKPGGGLLPIVWIGIALSVFQQFVGINVIFYYSSMLWQSVGFTEEDALLQTVITSVTNIVVTLIAIALVDKIGRRLLLIIGSAGMTVCLGVMAIVFSQARIVDGAPDLTDSAGLTALIAANGFVVFFGATWGPVVWVLLGEMFNNTVRGLALGLAAAAQWLANFAISTSFPNMAEIGLWFAYGFYTLCAFLSLLFVLKFVPETKGVELEDMA comes from the coding sequence ATGACGACCACGGACACACCCAATCCCACATCCTCTGGCTTCGACACCGTCAGAGTCATCCACCTGGCCGCCGTCGCCGCCATCGGCGGCTTCCTCTTCGGCTTCGACACCGCCGTCATCAACGGCGCCGTCACGGCCATGCAGAGCCAGTTCGGGATGAGCGGCGCCCTCACCGGCTTCGTCGTCTCCTCCGCCCTCCTGGGCTGCATGGTGGGCGCCTACGTGGCCGGCCGCATCGCCGACCGGATCGGGCGGGTGCGCGTGATGCTCCTCGCGGCGGCGATGTTCACGCTGTCGGCGATCGGCTCCGGTCTGGCCTTCGGCCCCGTGGACATGATCGTCTGGCGCGTCGTCGGCGGTCTCGGCGTGGGCGCGGCATCGGTGATCGCCCCGGCCTACATCGCCGAGGTCTCCCCTGCCCAGATCCGCGGCCGGATGGGCTCGCTGCAGCAGCTGGCGATCGTCCTGGGCATCTTCGTCGCGCTGCTGTCGGACTTCGCCATCGCCGGCGCCGCCGGGGGCTCCGAGGAGGTCCTGGGTCTGGGTCTGGAGGCCTGGCGCTGGATGTTCCTCGCCGAGGTGGTCGCGGCCGTGACCTACGGGGTGCTGGCGGCCACGATCCCGGAGTCGCCGCGCTACCTCGTGCGCATCGGTCAGGAGGGACGAGCCCGCACGGTGCTCGGGACCATCCTGCGCACCGGTGTCGACAGCCGCATCCGGGAGATCAAGCGCACCATCAAGCAGGAGTCGCGCACGACCTTCGCCGACCTGAAGAAGCCCGGCGGCGGCCTGCTGCCGATCGTGTGGATCGGCATCGCCCTGTCGGTCTTCCAGCAGTTCGTCGGGATCAACGTCATCTTCTACTACTCGTCGATGCTGTGGCAGTCGGTGGGCTTCACCGAGGAGGACGCCCTCCTGCAGACGGTGATCACCTCGGTGACCAACATCGTCGTCACGCTGATCGCCATCGCCCTGGTGGACAAGATCGGTCGGCGGTTGCTGCTGATCATCGGCTCCGCCGGCATGACGGTGTGCCTGGGTGTGATGGCCATCGTCTTCTCGCAGGCGAGGATCGTCGATGGCGCGCCCGACCTCACCGACTCGGCCGGCCTGACGGCCCTGATCGCGGCGAACGGGTTCGTCGTCTTCTTCGGGGCCACGTGGGGCCCGGTCGTGTGGGTGCTCCTCGGCGAGATGTTCAACAACACCGTCCGCGGGCTCGCGCTCGGCCTTGCCGCGGCCGCGCAGTGGCTGGCCAACTTCGCCATCTCCACCAGCTTCCCGAACATGGCCGAGATCGGGCTGTGGTTCGCCTACGGCTTCTACACCCTGTGCGCGTTCCTCTCCCTGCTCTTCGTGCTCAAGTTCGTGCCGGAGACGAAGGGGGTCGAGCTGGAGGACATGGCCTGA
- a CDS encoding M6 family metalloprotease domain-containing protein yields MTGYSDAARHHTVRAHRVDDLCVVAPAPGLNDTLKEQFTRLREQAREQAIGGLAGQLTRKAPDRVGFDDGLIFPGTYFPTGTTAAVAQRAALDRAPLRGDVRVVVVLADFSDREMGTDVHDRFDTLFFSHGTLPDGSVTEYFSDVSAGLVTITGEVVGPYRMPRTLAAYAGTDNGTQPTTPNARTLADDALSAADADVDFDPYDNDGNGFVDAFIVVHAGRGAEETGAAGDIWSHKWVLPSQRTVDSTKVYAYLTIPEDAKIGVSAHELGHLVFGWPDLYDTDGTSEGVGNWCLMGGGSWGGGGDRPTHPSAWCKVNQGWANVVVQSTNATVTINDIKTGRSAYRLWKDGGGGNEYFLVENRQRTGYDQSLPGGGLLVWHIDEAVAGNSNESHYKVGLLQADGNRHLELNANRGDDGDPFPGSSNNSSFTETTTPSSKSFAGASTCVEITGIPAAAASMTVQVKVRCFMPPKFKDLKDARDDRWKRRPDIDIKQIKDLRDGDKRFKDLRDDDLKPLKDLRDNDPLKDLRDGKGMREDKFPDTKFGEKYAEGPFSSGSAGWATPSGHGGSPQDRTAERLDALEATVHALLASWGGAAADPEAPDGAEPFIGESERPDLGRTSGGPDPAALRAAVEEGSPEAKARFDTLPPT; encoded by the coding sequence ATGACCGGTTACAGCGATGCCGCACGCCACCACACCGTCCGCGCACACCGCGTGGACGACCTGTGCGTGGTCGCGCCGGCACCAGGGCTCAACGACACGCTCAAGGAGCAGTTCACCAGGTTGCGGGAGCAGGCCCGCGAGCAGGCGATCGGGGGGTTGGCCGGCCAGCTGACCCGCAAGGCCCCCGACCGTGTGGGGTTCGACGACGGACTCATCTTCCCGGGCACGTACTTCCCCACCGGGACCACGGCGGCCGTGGCCCAGCGGGCCGCCCTGGACCGTGCTCCGCTGCGCGGAGACGTGCGGGTCGTCGTCGTCCTCGCCGACTTCTCCGACCGGGAGATGGGCACCGACGTCCACGACCGCTTCGACACGCTCTTCTTCTCGCACGGCACGCTCCCCGACGGGAGCGTGACGGAGTACTTCTCCGACGTGTCCGCAGGACTCGTGACCATCACCGGTGAGGTCGTCGGCCCGTACCGGATGCCGCGGACGCTGGCCGCCTACGCCGGAACCGACAACGGCACCCAGCCCACCACGCCGAACGCCCGGACCCTGGCCGACGACGCCCTCTCCGCGGCCGACGCCGACGTGGACTTCGACCCGTACGACAACGACGGCAACGGGTTCGTCGACGCCTTCATCGTGGTGCATGCCGGTCGGGGCGCCGAGGAGACCGGCGCGGCCGGGGACATCTGGTCCCACAAGTGGGTCCTGCCCTCCCAGCGCACCGTGGACAGCACCAAGGTCTACGCCTACCTCACCATCCCGGAGGACGCGAAGATCGGGGTGAGCGCTCACGAGCTCGGACACCTCGTCTTCGGCTGGCCCGATCTCTACGACACCGACGGCACCTCCGAGGGTGTCGGCAACTGGTGCCTCATGGGAGGCGGTTCCTGGGGAGGCGGTGGGGACCGGCCCACGCACCCCTCCGCCTGGTGCAAGGTCAACCAGGGCTGGGCCAATGTCGTGGTGCAGTCCACCAACGCCACCGTCACCATCAACGACATCAAGACCGGACGCAGTGCCTACCGGTTGTGGAAGGACGGAGGAGGGGGGAACGAGTACTTCCTCGTGGAGAACCGACAGCGCACCGGCTACGACCAGTCGCTGCCCGGCGGCGGCCTGCTCGTCTGGCACATCGACGAGGCCGTCGCGGGGAACAGCAACGAGTCGCACTACAAGGTCGGGCTGCTCCAGGCGGACGGCAACCGGCACCTGGAGCTCAATGCCAACCGCGGTGATGACGGCGACCCCTTCCCGGGCTCGTCGAACAACTCCTCCTTCACGGAGACGACCACCCCGAGCAGCAAGTCCTTCGCGGGGGCGTCCACCTGCGTGGAGATCACGGGCATCCCTGCCGCGGCCGCGTCCATGACCGTCCAGGTGAAGGTGCGCTGCTTCATGCCGCCCAAGTTCAAGGACCTCAAGGACGCCCGCGACGACAGGTGGAAGCGTCGGCCGGACATCGACATCAAGCAGATCAAGGACCTGCGTGACGGCGACAAGCGGTTCAAGGACCTGCGTGACGACGACCTCAAGCCGCTCAAGGACCTGCGGGACAACGATCCGCTGAAGGATCTGCGCGACGGGAAGGGGATGCGCGAGGACAAGTTCCCCGACACCAAGTTCGGTGAGAAGTACGCCGAGGGGCCCTTCTCCTCCGGGTCGGCCGGGTGGGCGACGCCGTCGGGCCACGGCGGGTCGCCGCAGGACCGCACGGCCGAGCGGCTGGACGCTCTCGAGGCGACCGTCCACGCCCTCCTCGCGTCGTGGGGTGGCGCGGCCGCGGACCCGGAGGCGCCGGACGGTGCGGAGCCGTTCATCGGGGAGTCCGAGCGGCCGGACCTGGGGCGCACCAGCGGAGGACCCGACCCCGCAGCGCTCCGGGCGGCGGTCGAGGAGGGGTCGCCGGAGGCGAAGGCGCGCTTCGACACCCTGCCACCCACCTGA
- the lpdA gene encoding dihydrolipoyl dehydrogenase, with protein MADFDLVVLGAGPGGYVAAIRAAQLGKSVAVVEKQYWGGVCLNVGCIPSKALIKNAELAHTLTHDKKKFGIEGDATMSYGPTHKRSRQVSDGIVKGVHFLMKKNKITEIDGWGTLTSATSMDVELNDGETRSVTFDKLIIASGATTKMLPGVEVSDNVVTYEEQILDENLPGSMIIAGSGAIGVEFAYVMKNFGVDVTIVEFLDRMVPTEDPAVSKELLKHYKKLGVKVMLSTKVESVEDTGSGVKVTVTAKGEEQVLEADKLLSAIGFSPRVEGFGLDAAGVEVTERGAIAIDEYCRTNVENVYAVGDCTAKLMLAHTAEAQGVVAAEHMSGAETMPVEYDFIPRATYCHPQIASFGYSEEQAKEKGFDVKTATFPFSANGKAVGLGDPTGFVKVVADAEYNEILGAHMIGPDVTELLPALTLAQQWDLTADEVARNVFAHPTLSEALKEAVEGIAGHMTHL; from the coding sequence ATGGCTGACTTCGACCTCGTAGTGCTCGGTGCAGGACCCGGTGGATACGTCGCGGCGATCCGCGCAGCGCAGCTCGGCAAGAGCGTTGCCGTCGTGGAGAAGCAGTACTGGGGTGGTGTCTGCCTCAACGTCGGGTGCATCCCCAGCAAGGCGCTGATCAAGAACGCCGAGCTGGCGCACACGCTGACGCACGACAAGAAGAAGTTCGGCATCGAGGGCGACGCCACGATGTCCTACGGCCCGACGCACAAGCGCTCCCGCCAGGTGAGCGACGGCATCGTCAAGGGCGTCCACTTCCTGATGAAGAAGAACAAGATCACCGAGATCGACGGCTGGGGCACCCTCACCTCGGCCACGTCGATGGACGTCGAGCTCAACGACGGCGAGACGAGGTCGGTGACCTTCGACAAGCTGATCATCGCCAGCGGGGCCACGACCAAGATGCTCCCCGGTGTCGAGGTCAGCGACAACGTCGTCACCTACGAGGAGCAGATCCTCGACGAGAACCTGCCGGGCTCGATGATCATCGCCGGCTCCGGAGCGATCGGCGTCGAGTTCGCCTACGTCATGAAGAACTTCGGCGTGGACGTGACGATCGTCGAGTTCCTCGACCGGATGGTCCCCACCGAGGACCCGGCCGTCTCCAAGGAGCTGCTCAAGCACTACAAGAAGCTCGGCGTGAAGGTCATGCTCTCGACCAAGGTCGAGTCCGTCGAGGACACCGGCTCGGGCGTCAAGGTCACCGTGACCGCGAAGGGCGAGGAGCAGGTCCTGGAGGCCGACAAGCTCCTCTCGGCCATCGGCTTCTCGCCGCGCGTCGAGGGCTTCGGTCTGGACGCGGCCGGGGTCGAGGTGACCGAGCGCGGCGCCATCGCCATCGACGAGTACTGCCGCACCAACGTCGAGAACGTCTACGCCGTCGGTGACTGCACCGCCAAGCTGATGCTCGCGCACACCGCGGAGGCCCAGGGCGTCGTCGCAGCCGAGCACATGTCCGGCGCGGAGACGATGCCGGTGGAGTACGACTTCATCCCACGGGCGACCTACTGCCACCCGCAGATCGCCTCCTTCGGCTACAGCGAGGAGCAGGCGAAGGAGAAGGGCTTCGACGTCAAGACCGCGACCTTCCCCTTCAGCGCCAACGGCAAGGCGGTGGGGCTCGGTGACCCGACCGGTTTCGTCAAGGTCGTCGCCGACGCCGAGTACAACGAGATCCTCGGCGCGCACATGATCGGACCCGACGTCACCGAGCTGCTGCCGGCGCTGACCCTGGCCCAGCAGTGGGACCTGACGGCCGACGAGGTCGCCCGGAACGTCTTCGCCCACCCGACCCTCTCCGAGGCGCTCAAGGAGGCCGTCGAGGGGATCGCGGGTCACATGACCCACCTCTGA